The following is a genomic window from Aquificota bacterium.
TGGGCCAAAGAGTTTTTCAAATTAAAGGGCATAAACAAGTTTATCTACCCAGCATACCAATCGGACTTTAACCTACCAGCCAAAAGGCCAAGATGGTCAGCTATGAGCAATGAAAAGATAAGCAAAGAGCTGGATATAGAGATTAGAGAGTGGAGAGAGGAGTTAGAAAGGGTTTGTTTAGATCTTACGTAATACCTAAGGACCTTTTTATCTCCTCTATGGCCTTTTTGTTTATTCTATCTCTTTCTTTGTCAAAAAACCATCCCCATTTATTGAAGTATTTTGCCATATTAATTACATGAATTTTAAGCATTTTAAAGCTTTTATAAGATTCTCTACCATGTTCATGTACCACAGTGCAGTAAGGATAAAACATAGTTTTATATTTCCTGTGTATTCTTCTATTTAAATCCGTATCCTCTCCATACATAAAAAATCTCTCATCAAAAAGACCCACTTCTTTTAGCACAGAAACTCTTAAAAACATAAAACAGCCTGAGAGAAATGGTACATTCATCTCTATGTTATATCCTGTCCATCTAAGTTCATAGTTATAGTTTAATTTTTCTTTTATACGCCGAGTGAGAAATTCCCTTTAAGCTAAACCTTCCATATCAATAAAAAGACAGCAGGGCTACTATAATAGTAGCCCTAAAAACCATCGGAGGTTTTTACCATGGAAATTATACCACCTTACCTACGCATCTACCAACAAATCCTAAAAGACCTTGAAAATGCCTTTCCATTCCTTAATGTGCCAAAAGCTAAAGCGGGCAGAAAACCTAAACTCACAGACATCCATATAGCAGCCATCTTTATACTCTCCTACATAACCAACACAAAGGTCCTCACCTTAGCTAAACTACTTATTGACCCATCCATACAATCATGGCATATCTTCAGAAGATACAGACTCAAGAGAGTATACAGGATATTGAGAGAATACAAGCTTCACAAGCTGAGGCTTATGATTTTAGCAAGGCTTTTGTATGGTAAGAAGATAGAACTTGTAATAGATGGAACCATAGTGGACATAGCCAATGTAAACAGGGCGAGGACACAGAAGATAAGGAGGGTAAGAGGGAAGGTATGGTGGGCAAAGAGGAGAAGGAAGATAGTTCGGAGAGACAATGGGAAGGTAGTGGAGTTTGAGGAGGTCAGGTATGGCATGTTGATGATGGTGTTATGTGATAGGTGGGGAAGAGTTTATGATGTGTGGATAAGCTTTGGAAGCGTGCATGAAGTTAGGGCATTCAGAGAGAGAAAGAAAAGGAGTTTATGGTTTAGGGAGCTTGTGGAGAATTGTGTGGTGTATGGTGATAGGGGTTATAGGGGCTGTGAAGGTGTGATTGTGTGTGATGGTAGGGAGATGAGGGCAAAAAGGCAGGTGGTGGAAGGTGTTATAAGTCAGATAAAGCTTTTCAATGCTGGTAGTGGGTGGAGGACTTTAACTTGTGTGCTTGTGTATGTATATGCTTATGCTATTGGATATAGCTATTATAGGAGGGGTGAACTTGAGGTCTAATTTCTCACCCGGCGTATGTATGTTATAATTTAACAAAATTTAGGCAAGAAGTCTCCATCCTCTACAGGGTGGAGATGAATTGCCACTTGACAAAATGCAAAATAAGGAGTATACTCTATATTGCTTAGCGATAGCCAATCTAAATTTGGAGGTAAGTATGGAGATTTTTCTGAAATTGAGGTACTCATTTTTTATTATATTTATATTATTATACTTTGTAGTTGCACAGTCTCAGGAGATGATAGATCCAAGTCAAAGTCCTTCTACAAACCAACAGACTTTACCACCTGATTCTGTAATTCAACAATTAAAAGATTTACAAAATACACGTATAGAGAATAAAAAATCTACAGTAGAGAATAAAGAAATTAAAAAAAATCAAGAAGAGAAAGAAGAAAAAACTGAAGAAAAAGAGAAAGAGAGTAAATATATAACTGAGAAAGCTGAATTAGAAGAATCTGATATAGAAAATAATTTAAATAAGATTTATTCAGATGTATTAAAAGATAAAAAATTAAAGCAGTTTGGTTATGATTTCTTTAAAGGATCAAAAAAGGCTTTATCTCCTGTTGGAGATGATTATATATTAGGTCCGGGAGATAACTTAAAAGTGTTTTTATGGGGAGATCCTGTTGATATTCTGTATTTAGATAGAGAAGTTTCTTTAGAAGTGTCTAGAGATGGAACAGTTTATATTCCAAATGTTGGTGTATTAAATGTAGCAGGATTAAAAATAGGAGATTTTAAAAAGATATTAACCCAAAGACTTTCCAGTAAGTATAAAAATCTAAAAGTGGATGTGGTACTTGAAAAGCTTAGAGCATTTAAAGTTTATACAACAGGCTTTGTTAAAAATCCGGGAGTGATACTTGTAAATCCTCTTGATAATCTAATAGATGCTTTAACTTTAGCAGGAGGTGTAAGCAAAAATGGTTCTTTAAGAAATATAGAAATAAAGAGAAAAACACCAGATGGTATAATCACCTATAAAGTAGACCTGTACGATTTGTTTATAAAAGGTTTACCTGTAGATGTAAAGTTAAGAGATGAAGATGTTATATATGTCCCACCTATAGGAGACACGGTTGCAATAGCTGGAGATGTAAAAAGACCGGCTATATACGAGCTTAAAGATGAAAAAACTTTGGAAGACGTAATAAAATTTGCAGGAGGTTTCAACCCATCTGTAAGTGAAGTGTTTGTAAGGTTGTCAAGATTTTCTAAAGATGGAGTAAAAATTTTCGAAGGAAGTTTATCAGATAAAGATTTTATAAAAACAAAACTATTAAACGGAGATTTTTTATTTTTTGGCCAGAAACCTTCTGTAATGGAAAATGCCATCCTTGTAAAAGGAGAAGTATACTACCCGGGATATTACTCAATTAACGACACAAAAACCTTAAAAGAACTTATAGATAAAGCTAAACCTTTAGTAAACGCAGAAATAGTACAAATAATCAGAGAAAATAAGGAAACTTTTTCAACTAAAATTAAGGATATAATAGAAAATAAATTAGATATAGATCTAAATTCCAAGGATACTGTTATTTTTTACAACAAGTACTTATCAGAGCCCATATATGTTTTTGGTTATGTAAAACAAAGCCAAACAGTACCTTACTATCCAAATATAAGATTACTTGATGTTTTAAGGGATGTTGAATTTAAAGAGGATATTAGAAGATTAAAAGCAATAGTTATTAAAAATAAAGAATTGGAAAAGATAAAAAGAAAAACTAACGAACTTGAAAGTTTAAAAGAAGAAGATTTAATTGGTTTAAATTACGATACTGTATATCTTTATGATTTATTGGTTAAATATGATGAAAGTAAAAACATAAATCTATATCCGGGTGATACTGTAGTAATCCTAAAAACTGCCAGAAGTGAAAAAGCTCCTTCTGTTACTATTTTGGGAGAAGTGAAAAATCCGGGTAAGTATGAAATTGATAGAAGCACAACTTTAGCAGATGTTATAAAGAAAGCTGGTGGTTATACAGAAAATGCATATCCACAAGGTCTAATTTTTATAAGAGATACTATCAAAAAACTACAAAAAGAAAAATTAGAAACAACAATGTCCCTTTTAGAAGAAGAGTTTATCAAATCAACTAGACAAGTCTCTTTTGCAACAGAAGAAGAGAAGCAAGCTGCCTTAATGGCTATCCAAGAGCAAAAAAAGTTAATCCAATTAATGAGAAAAAAAGCAGAGTTTGGCCTTGGAAGAATTGCTTTAGACATTCCACCTACACTACAAGAGCTTGAGAAATCAAACCAAAACATTGTATTAGAAGATGGTGATACTGTTATTGTACCTTCAAGACCAAGTTATATTTTAGTCTTGGGTGATGTTTATAACCAGATAGCCCTTCCTTATGTAAAAGGGTATAGGTTGAAGGATTATTTAGAAATGGTGGGAGGAGTTGGTAAAAACGCAGATAAAAAGAACATTTACATTATAAAAGCAAATGGAAGGGTTGTTTCTTCCCAATCGGTAGGAAGGTCATTTTTACTATGGTCAGGTTTAGAAGATTATCAGCTGTCAGAAGGTGATACTATAGTAGTCCCAACAGAGCTTAAAATACCTATAGCTTGGAGACCTATGATAAAAGATATAGTACAAATAATATTCCAATCTATATCAACAGCAGTACTTGCTAAGAGGTTATAAATATGGAAGAAAAGAATGTAAATACTCAACATAACAACTGTAATGAGGACGAAATAGACCTTTTTCAGCTATGGGATACTATATGGTCTAATAGAAAATTTATAGCAGCTTTCACTGGAATTATAACAGTTTTAGCTGCAGTTATTTCTTTTGTACTACCTAAAACTTACACAAGTGAAGCTGTTTTACTCCCAGTAGGAGGAGACTCTAAAAGTGGTCTATCATCTATAGCAGCTATGGCAGGTTTACCTATACAAACAGACCAAAAGCAAGCAAATGTAAAGGCAGTTTTAGAAAGTTTAACTTTAAAAGAAAGAGTGATAAAAGATCTTAATTTGTTAGATGAGATACTTAAAGATAAAAAATCTGAGTATAAGTACCCTTATCAAGTTGCAGCTGAAAGTTTAAATAAAGTTATAAAAGTTAATATAGACAATAAAAACAACACTATAAAAGTTTCTGTTGATTGGAAAAATCCTGATATGGCACAGAAAATAAATCAAAGTGTAATAGAAAACTTAAGAAAAATATTAAATGAAAAAGCATTTACCGTAGCTAAAATGAATAGAATATTTTATGAAAACCAGTTAGAAGAAACAAAAAATCAATTGAAGCAAGCCATGGATCAGCTAAACAAGATACAAAAAGAAAAACAGGTCATCTTACCAGAAAATCAGATACAAAGCCAGGTTAAACTTTATGCAGATTTAATAGCAGAAAAACTGCAGTTAGAGGCAAAAATAAAAACAATGTCAACAGTTTTAACACCAGACCACCCAGAGCTAAAATCTGCTTACAACCGTTTGGCTTTTTTAAACCAAAAGATAGCAGAGGTGGAAGGTAAAGTAAACACAGAATCTCCTTTATCAGTAGAAAAAACCTTATCAGCAATCCCAGAGTATACTTCCTACTATTTAAAAGTTCAACAGTTAAAAGCAAAGTATGAAATATTAGCAAAACTTTTAGAACAAACAAGAATAGATGAATTAAAAGAAAATCTATACGTAGAAGTAATAGACTATCCTACCTATCCGGAAAAACCTTCAAAGCCAAAGAAAAAACTTATGGTAGCTGTTTCCTTTGTATCAGCTTTATTTTTAGCTATATTTATAGTATTTATTAGAGAAGCTATAAAAAATAGAAGAAAACAATGATGAGATTTTTACTTTATGTAAATCATCTTGGTAAAAGGACTACGAATGCTACAGCTATAACGATTTTGGCTAAGGATTTGTCAAACTACTTACTAAACACAGGACACGAAGTTGTAATCGTTGGTAATAAAGATTTGGTAGAAGAAGATATAAATGTACCTTACTACAGTTTAGATAAAAATGGAAAAGGTGATATAAATTACGCAAAAAGTTTAGCTAAAGTTATAAAAAATTATAAACCAGATATCATACATGCTTTTATGAAACCAATGTGTATAAATTTATCTCTATCTACTTTCTTTTGGAGAGAAAAAAACGCTTTTTATACAGGTAGCTTTCATAACTCAGATAATTTTAGAAAGTATGGTAAAAAAATTTATTTACCATACAGATTTCTTGTAAAAAAATTGTTAGAAAGGTTAG
Proteins encoded in this region:
- a CDS encoding SLBB domain-containing protein, with amino-acid sequence MEIFLKLRYSFFIIFILLYFVVAQSQEMIDPSQSPSTNQQTLPPDSVIQQLKDLQNTRIENKKSTVENKEIKKNQEEKEEKTEEKEKESKYITEKAELEESDIENNLNKIYSDVLKDKKLKQFGYDFFKGSKKALSPVGDDYILGPGDNLKVFLWGDPVDILYLDREVSLEVSRDGTVYIPNVGVLNVAGLKIGDFKKILTQRLSSKYKNLKVDVVLEKLRAFKVYTTGFVKNPGVILVNPLDNLIDALTLAGGVSKNGSLRNIEIKRKTPDGIITYKVDLYDLFIKGLPVDVKLRDEDVIYVPPIGDTVAIAGDVKRPAIYELKDEKTLEDVIKFAGGFNPSVSEVFVRLSRFSKDGVKIFEGSLSDKDFIKTKLLNGDFLFFGQKPSVMENAILVKGEVYYPGYYSINDTKTLKELIDKAKPLVNAEIVQIIRENKETFSTKIKDIIENKLDIDLNSKDTVIFYNKYLSEPIYVFGYVKQSQTVPYYPNIRLLDVLRDVEFKEDIRRLKAIVIKNKELEKIKRKTNELESLKEEDLIGLNYDTVYLYDLLVKYDESKNINLYPGDTVVILKTARSEKAPSVTILGEVKNPGKYEIDRSTTLADVIKKAGGYTENAYPQGLIFIRDTIKKLQKEKLETTMSLLEEEFIKSTRQVSFATEEEKQAALMAIQEQKKLIQLMRKKAEFGLGRIALDIPPTLQELEKSNQNIVLEDGDTVIVPSRPSYILVLGDVYNQIALPYVKGYRLKDYLEMVGGVGKNADKKNIYIIKANGRVVSSQSVGRSFLLWSGLEDYQLSEGDTIVVPTELKIPIAWRPMIKDIVQIIFQSISTAVLAKRL